Genomic DNA from Accipiter gentilis chromosome 9, bAccGen1.1, whole genome shotgun sequence:
CTGCAGCACCGCTGCCTGCAGGTAATGGGGTTGAGGGGGCGACTCGGGGATTCCCCCCCCCTGCCGTGGGGTCCCCGGCCGCCCCCTCGCCCCCTCCCTGATGCCGGTGGTGCAGGAGGCGATGGCGGCGGTGCTGGCGGCCCCCaggccccccaccccagggctggagcaggagtggcggcggctgcggcggctgcAGGGAGCCCTCACCCGCGAGCGCCGAACCTTCACCGAGGCCGCCGAGCGCCTGGCCCGAGAGGTGGGGACCCCAtgcaccccccaccaccaccatagGGACCCCCCCAAGCCATCCCTGGGAGGGGGCACCCccacagggatggggcatccctGGGGTAcagcaccccagggaccccctctatggggctgggaccccccccatggGTCTGGGGACCCCCTGGGGGTGGGGGCTCCTCCCCAAACCAaaccgccttccccccccccccccccagtgggagcAGTTCGAGGCGGAGCGGGTGTCCCTGCTGCGGCAGCACTTCTTGAGCACCCCCGACCCCTGGGACACCCCCGACCCCACGGGTGACCCCCAACCGGGGGGCCGCCCTGAACCCCAGCCCtgagggggggggtgtgcaggTGAGTGTGGGGGTGtctggggctctggggggggaTGGACTTTGGGGGTTCCCTGGGCTGCTCTGGGGCTCCATGGAGGGGACTTAGGGGTtccctggggggctgtggggttcCCTGGGAGGGTCTCTGGGGCTCCAGGGGGGGCTTTGGACTTCCCTGGGGCTCTGTGGAGGGGCTCTGGGGTTCCCTGGGGGCTCTGGGGTTCCATGGAGGGGCTTTGGAGGCCGCCGCTCCCCATCCCCGCAGCCCCTCCATTCCGCCGCCGCCCCACAATACCCCGCGCGTCGACCTTcttcccggcgtgccccgcgccAGTCCTCCCGGCCGCAGGGCGGCGCTGTTCTTCTGGCGCGTCCCCTCTCCGCCCGGCTCCCGGCATGCACCGCGCGGGCGGcctgtggcggcggcggcggcccgggaaTGGGGCCGCGCTCGGAACCGGGCCCGGCACCGGGCCGGGGGCGGAGGCGGACCCGGGGCTGGTCCGAGCCTCCAGCCCGGAGGTGGAGCGTCGGTTGCGGGGCCTGGCGTCGGTGCGCCGGGATTTCCTGAAcccgggggaggcggcggagCTGCTGCGGGAGCTGGAGCCGGTGCTGGGCCGGCGGCCGTACCAGTTCGATCACTGGGACGGGGTGAGGGCGGGGACGGGGGCCGGgacggcgggggagggggggggggctgaggtcAGAGGTCTCTTGTGTTCCCCACTCCCCCTCCAGGCGATCTGCGGGTACCGGGAGACGGAGCGGGGCCgctgggggggggcggcccgggcgGTGCTGGGGCGGGTGGCGGCCGCCGCCTTccccccgggccgccccccgcTGCCGCTGGTCCACGTCCTCGATCTGCACCCCCGCGGGCACGTGCGGCCCCACGTCGACAGCGTCAAGGTgcgacggggtggggggggacacacgggacaCGACAGACCCccccccgtggggctggggacagaccCCGTGTGAGGACAGggctgtggggggggggtgtgacacacaccctgtaaccccctcccccagccccactgccccccctTACCCGCGCGGGGGGGGTCCTGACTCGTGTGTGcatcgtgtgtgtgtccccccccccagttctgcGGCTGCACCATCGCGGGGgtctccctgctctcccccagcGTCATGCGCCTGGTGAGCTGCCGGGCGCCGGGGCAGTGGCTGGAGCTCCTGCTGGAGCCCGGCTCCCTCTACGTCCTCCGGtgagcgctgggggggggggggggggattgcgATTTGGGGCGAGGATTGGtattttggggaccccccccccccagcacccccttttCTGTTACTCTCCCCCCCCACTCCAGGGGCGCTGCCCGCTATGACTTCACCCATGAGATCCTGCGGGACGAGGAATCGTTTTTCGGGGGACGCCGGGTGCCAAGGGGCCGGCGCCTCGCCCTCATCTGCCGCAATGCCCCCCATGGtgagccctgacccccccccccccatccccccctgcctccccccgggGCCCACAGCCCCCCCTGACTCCCCCTCTgtcgtccccccaccccagacacGACTCCGGAGCCTGTTGGCGACTCCTCGGCTTTTATTGGGGGCACAGAGACTGAGCcgcccctgctgcagccccccaaTAAACAGTGACAGCCCACCCCGCCCCCTGCTACCAGGCTGGTgcattcttggggggggggggggggctgttttttgggggagggggtctCACCCCACGCAGCGGCAGGCGGCGGCCGAGAGCTGGTGCAGCTGGTGCCAGTGTTGCCCCTCGTCCAGGAAGGCGACGTCCTCGTACCGGCTGGGGCGACAGCAGGGTCcggccccccccgggcccccccccggccgcaGCCGGGCCAGGGCCAGCCCGTGGTTGGTGGGGGGCGCGGGGCAGCCCCCCCCGCAGTAACGGAAGAGGACGGTTTCTTCGGAGGGGTACCCCAACCCCAATTCCCGCACCCGCACTGCCACACTGCGCAGCCCGCACTGCGgcccccctgccgcccagcgtagcccccccggccgggggggagatgcagggggggtcccagccgTGTCTCCCGGTTGCGGTGGGGCGGCCAtggcagtgaggaggaggaggaggaggaggaaggctgcgcGGAATGGGGTTGCTGCCATTCTGCTCCGGCTGTGCCGGCCCTGGCCCCTGGCGCTGCCTTTATGGCCCCGGGaatgtgcggggggggggggggaaggggacatGGGACGACGGGGCGGGCACCTTAACCCTGctctgcccgggggggggggggggggggggctgaaccTCCCCCGGACCCGCTGGGTGAGAgggggctgcggtggggggcAAGGGGGAGTGACAGAGGGGATTTggccccctgggacccccaggtgtggggctgggggagagtttagcagggacccccccccaccctggaaGGGTTAATAGTGGCTGGGAGTGGGGGCACAtgctggggggggctggcagTGCCAGAGGAGCAGTGGGAGGCAGGCGGGGAATGTggacccccccccagtgggactGGTGGGCCAGaatgtgttgggggggggggcttaatACACCCCCACGAGGAAAATGTACTCCCTGCAGTGGACtgagaccacccccccccagaAATGACCTGCCCCTCCTGCTGGGCCTAGGTACCCCCTGGGGGTGATACCTTCATGGGGCTGTAAcatgcccccctccccctccccgggctgtTTTGGGGTGAAATACccccggggggggtggtggaaatCCCTCCCCTGGCTGAGCAGGGTCCCCCCAGAGGCAGAACCCACAcggggggggggcacatgggGGCTCCTTCCCATTTAGGAGGACCCCAAAACCCTGCGGGGGGAGGATGTGTGGGACTAGACACCAAAATACCAACCCAGTGGgggggagccaggctggcagaacctggggaaaaaaattctctaaaaACAGCAACAAATCTCAATTCCTCCCCAAAGTGGAGATGCCAGGACAGCCTTCCCTTGCCAGGGCCTGCCAGGGGGTGGCTAAATATAGCTGAGGGgtagccagccccccccccccgcccccaaatcgCTGTGCGGAGGTTTATGGGGATGCAGCAGgtacaaaaaaaatgcatttatcacTTGGCCAAAGGCAGCAAAAAAGGGGGAATGTGAGGAAAAGAGGGCAAAGGGGTGGaatggggggggtcccggtgaaACGGGGGGGTTCCCAGTGAATTGGGGAGGGAGGGGTCCCTACTCCTTGAGGGAGAAGTGCATCTTGTCGCCGATGACCTTGCGCTCGGGGTTGAGGCGTTTGAGGATCTGGGCGAGGACGTTGACGGTGGCGTCGCTGCTCAGCCCTGTCCGCTTCGTCTGGAATTTTTTCAGCAGATCCTTGGTGGTCATCGGCTTGCGGGTCAGGTACCGCCGCACCGCCTCCTCCGTCAGCTGCACCTCCCTGCGGAGGGGGCACAGGGGGCAGTCAGCGAGGTGGCTGACCCCCCtcctcccaaaaaaaaaaaccccaaccccttgTGGGGGTTCCCTGCCCCGCCGCTACTCACCCGCTGCTGGGGGTCGATTTGccggagtggggctggggggtggattTGCCAGAGGGTGGCTGCGGCCCCGAGTCCAGTTTTAGCCGTTTGGCGGCTGGTGGGTCCGGCCCCCCCGGGGGCTGCCGACGGCctggggggggcacacacacaaAGGGATGGACGTCGGGTCAAGGACAGACCCTGCGGGGGCTTTGGGGCTGCCCCCAGGGTACTCAGAGCTGTGTGTCCCCCAGGCGCTGGGAATTGCCCCACAGGATCAGGATCTGCCCCAGGAACCCTCAGAGCTGCCCTGGGGTGCTGAGAattgccccccacccctgcccaggGCACTGGAAACTACCCCAGGGTACCAGGCTCTGCCCCCAGACTCCCTCAAAGCTGCCCCAAGGCACTTGGAGATGCCACCAGGGCTTTGGGAATTTCCCCAGAGGGTCAGGATCTGCCCTGGGGTCCCTCAGAGCTGCCCCGAGGTGTAAGGAGCCGCCCTGGGGGGGGTCTGGAGCTGCCCCaagctgccccccagccccctaaGGGAGGTCTGGAGCTGCCCCAGGACCCCACAGATTTGCCACAAACCACCAGGAGCTGCCCCAGCAGCTGTCCcggggcagcgggaccccccccaagccgttccagggcccccccccggcccccacctTGCTCCAGCTTGGAGGCAGCGGCACGGAGGGTAGAGCTGGTGCTGCCGGGCTCCGTCGGCGTCCCCGGCCGGCTGTTGCCCCGTGAGCTGCTGGCTGAGCCCCTCCGCTCCCGCTTGGGGGGGGTCTTCTTCTTctgggggaggccggggggggggtcggggggggctcCGGGgaaccccccaaccccccccaccaGGGGTGGCAGGACGCCTTCACCCCACTCACCGCCATGAAGAGGGCAGAGGAGGTCTCGCTGTCAATGTCGCTCTCCTCCGAGGTCTGCGACTCATCGCTGCTGTCTATGGGTGTGTGTGACACCATTGGTCCTGTTTCCAGCTGGTTTCACCCCAAAAAtgctgggtgggggtgggggcaggggctcacccttcttcttcttcttctcctgtGGCGTTGGggccttcttctcctcctcctcctcctccttttcctccgctgccttctcctcctcgcTCTCCTCACTGCTCTCGCTCGCCTCGTCAATGCCTGGTGGGGGGACAAGGGGGGACACGATGGTGACACCGCAGCGGGGGGGGCAACACAGGACACGCACAGAAGGGCCCCCCCAGCATGAGGGGGGGGAgtttcccatccccatccccacctttTGGGCCATCGTCCTCCTTCGTCACCTTGGgcttccccacctcctcctccagcgaactgctgcagggcagagcagggctgtgttTGGGGGGGTGCAAATGGGggccccccccgtgcccccccgacccccccgccAGCCTACCTGGAGGCGTCGGACATGTAATCCACCTCCTGCCCCTCAAAGTCCCCGTCATCGCTGTCCTCAAAGGCCTCGTCCTCGGagcccttcttcttcttcttcttcttccctgccagcGCCGTCTTCTTCGGCTTTGGCGCCTTCtcccctgggggtgggggggggtgtcagtgctggcacagccccccagccctcccccccgAGTCCTGTTCCCAGTCACCCTCGGCCTCGCTGCCCTCGCTGTCGTCGGAGCTGAGCTCTAGGTCGTCCTCCAGGTCGTGGATCTTCAGCTCTCCCCCCTTCTTCTTggtcttcttctccttctcctcctcctcctcgtcctggTCCCGCAGCCGCCGCTGCTGCATGATGCTGAAGTGGTTCAGCACCTTGTTCCGCCTGGGGGGGACGACAGGGGACAAGCAGGGCTGTCACCACCCCCCCAGCTCCAGGTGACGGGGTTCCGGGGTGTCCCCTGGCTCTGGGACATGTCCCCAGCACCTGCCCCCCCAGCTCTGGGGTGTCCCTTGGGACTTTGGGGTGTCCTCTGGGGCTCTGGGATGTGTCCCCAGCGCCTGCCCCCCAGCTCTGGGATGTCCCTGTGGCTCTGGGGGCTCCCCTGGGGCTCCGGAATGTGTCCCCAGGCACCAGGACGTCCCTCCCGGCTCCAGGATGTCCCCAAGTTTTTTTGGGGTGtcccctccagctctggggtgtACCCTGGGGCTCCGGGACAGCCCTGCTGTCCCCACATGTCCCCTCCAGCTCCAGGACATCTCCCTCCAGTTCTGGgatgtccccactgtccccaggaCGTCCCCCCTCCCCAATCCACGTTGTGCTCCCCACCTCTGGGACCTGTCCCCCCCAGCTCCGGGCTGTCCCCCCTCTCCCTGAgacatcccccccatccccaggacATCCCTGGTGTCCCCCCCATCATGTCCCCTGACCTCTCCCACTCCTCCTCGGCCTCCTCGGCTGTCAGGGTGCGGTGCTTGGCCAGGGGGGTGAAGTTGTACCAGTGCTGGACGGGAAAGGCCTCGAAGGCACCATCGGGGCATTGGGTGAAGATGTAGTAGGAGGCATTTTCGGTGACGCCACCCTTCTTCACCCCCTTGTACCTGTCAGAGGAGACGTTGCACAAGGGGCTGGCTCCATCCCCGTCCCTGCGTTGTCCCCCGCCCCAGCCCACCTCCAGGCTGTCCCTGTCACCAGGCTGTCCCCACATCCATCCCCCATCCTGTCCCCCAGctctcctcatccccatcccatccccatcccgtcCCTGCTCACTTGCGCCCGGCTTTCCCGTTGACCCTCAGCAGCCAGGGCTGATCCTCGGCCCGGAATTCCCGCAGGACGATCCCGTACTTCTTGCGCCGAGCCTCCTCCCGCAGCCGACGGTTGAACTCGCTGCCGGCGCCAGACTCAGGCAGTTCCTCCTCCTGGTAGATCTTCTTGTTGCTCAGGTCCCGCTCCATTCGCGCCTGCCGGGGGTCCAGCTTAGACCCAGCCCCGAGACCCCCCAGACCCAAATCCCATCGTCCCCAAATCTCCCAGCCCCAAACTCCCCAGCCCCAAATCCCGCCACATCCCACCATCCCCAAATCCCACTGTCCCCaaaccccccagccccaaatcccGTCGTCCCCAAAtcccccagccccaaatcccCCTATcaccaaacccccccagccccaaattccACCACGTCCTGCCATCCCCAAATCCCACTgtccccaaacccccccagccccaaatcctgccatccccaaaacccccagccccaaatcccACTATcaccaaacccccccagccccaaatcccACCATGTCCTGCCATCCCCAAATCCCACCGTCCCCAAAACCCCCCAGCACCAAATCCTGCCGTCCCCAAATCCCCCTATCACCAAACCCCCCTATCCCCAAATCCCGCCACGTTCCACTATCCCCAAATCTCACCGTCCCCAGCCTCAAATCCCTCTGTCTCCTGGCCTCACCCCCCCCAGGTTGTCACCCTTGAATCCCACTGTCCCCAAGCCCTGCCACCCTTCATTCCCCTCTGCCTCCTGTCCCCAGTGACCCCCCCAGTGCTGTCCCCATGTCACCCCCATCCCCGTGTCACCTGGTGCCAGGTGGCGAAGTTGACCTTGTCAGCGGCGTTGAAAGCCATGATGTTGTACTTCTTGGTGGTGTTCCTGTGGGACAGAGACTGTCACTGGCATCCCctgctccgccccccccccccgagcctccCCAAACCCCcgacacccccaaccccccctgagctcccccagtccccccagaCTCACTTGGGCACCCGGACCACATACTCCGTGACCATCTGGCTGCTGGTGCCCTGTGGGGAGAGTGGAGGGTAGGTGCTGGgaggtcccggggggggggatcCTGTGGGTCCCAtggggtgtcccggggggggtATTTGTGGGTGACCCCCCCACACTCACCAGCGAAGCCATCCCTGcagtggggggggacacgggtgcTCCCAGATGAGGCTCAAGGGGTTCCTGGAGagcggtgggggtggggggtgaaggTCCTGCCCTGCCCTAGAGCCCTCCCAACCTGGGAATGCCCCCACAGCCCCTATAGACCGCCCCGTTGCCCCATATGTCCTTTCATAGCATCCTACGGGGCCCTTTtgcccccccccagtccccctccAAAGCCTCCCCATGGGACCAGACACCCCTTAAGGGCCTCcaggacacccccacccccctgagccttctgtaGGCCCCTCGGTCCCTGGAGACTCCCCAGGGTGTCCAGACcccctctctgcagccccagagaTCCCTATAGGA
This window encodes:
- the GTF2F1 gene encoding general transcription factor IIF subunit 1 isoform X2, whose product is MASLGTSSQMVTEYVVRVPKNTTKKYNIMAFNAADKVNFATWHQARMERDLSNKKIYQEEELPESGAGSEFNRRLREEARRKKYGIVLREFRAEDQPWLLRVNGKAGRKYKGVKKGGVTENASYYIFTQCPDGAFEAFPVQHWYNFTPLAKHRTLTAEEAEEEWERRNKVLNHFSIMQQRRLRDQDEEEEEKEKKTKKKGGELKIHDLEDDLELSSDDSEGSEAEGEKAPKPKKTALAGKKKKKKKGSEDEAFEDSDDGDFEGQEVDYMSDASSSSLEEEVGKPKVTKEDDGPKGIDEASESSEESEEEKAAEEKEEEEEEKKAPTPQEKKKKKDSSDESQTSEESDIDSETSSALFMAKKTPPKRERRGSASSSRGNSRPGTPTEPGSTSSTLRAAASKLEQGRRQPPGGPDPPAAKRLKLDSGPQPPSGKSTPQPHSGKSTPSSGEVQLTEEAVRRYLTRKPMTTKDLLKKFQTKRTGLSSDATVNVLAQILKRLNPERKVIGDKMHFSLKE
- the PSPN gene encoding persephin; translated protein: MAATPFRAAFLLLLLLLTAMAAPPQPGDTAGTPPASPPRPGGLRWAAGGPQCGLRSVAVRVRELGLGYPSEETVLFRYCGGGCPAPPTNHGLALARLRPGGGPGGAGPCCRPSRYEDVAFLDEGQHWHQLHQLSAAACRCVG
- the ALKBH7 gene encoding alpha-ketoglutarate-dependent dioxygenase alkB homolog 7, mitochondrial; this encodes MHRAGGLWRRRRPGNGAALGTGPGTGPGAEADPGLVRASSPEVERRLRGLASVRRDFLNPGEAAELLRELEPVLGRRPYQFDHWDGFCGCTIAGVSLLSPSVMRLVSCRAPGQWLELLLEPGSLYVLRGAARYDFTHEILRDEESFFGGRRVPRGRRLALICRNAPHDTTPEPVGDSSAFIGGTETEPPLLQPPNKQ
- the GTF2F1 gene encoding general transcription factor IIF subunit 1 isoform X1, whose amino-acid sequence is MASLGTSSQMVTEYVVRVPKNTTKKYNIMAFNAADKVNFATWHQARMERDLSNKKIYQEEELPESGAGSEFNRRLREEARRKKYGIVLREFRAEDQPWLLRVNGKAGRKYKGVKKGGVTENASYYIFTQCPDGAFEAFPVQHWYNFTPLAKHRTLTAEEAEEEWERRNKVLNHFSIMQQRRLRDQDEEEEEKEKKTKKKGGELKIHDLEDDLELSSDDSEGSEAEGEKAPKPKKTALAGKKKKKKKGSEDEAFEDSDDGDFEGQEVDYMSDASSSSLEEEVGKPKVTKEDDGPKGIDEASESSEESEEEKAAEEKEEEEEEKKAPTPQEKKKKKDSSDESQTSEESDIDSETSSALFMAKKKTPPKRERRGSASSSRGNSRPGTPTEPGSTSSTLRAAASKLEQGRRQPPGGPDPPAAKRLKLDSGPQPPSGKSTPQPHSGKSTPSSGEVQLTEEAVRRYLTRKPMTTKDLLKKFQTKRTGLSSDATVNVLAQILKRLNPERKVIGDKMHFSLKE